In Arcobacter sp. F2176, one DNA window encodes the following:
- a CDS encoding IS4 family transposase encodes MNKEDFTRNRKLPFSKVLLTVVRKSVKSIQNVLNETQKYLSTLLDEDLETISKSAYSQARDKLNYTAFEELANDASDMMYRDYDYKTYKGYRLLAIDGSMVTLPNNDDIKQEFCTTNVVNQYEDKSKTIVQARVSVLYDVLNNITLDSIITNSKIGEITIAKDNHFKKLNKNDLVIMDRGYPSYELFTTIITQYKADFLIRMKKSCYKDIQFLFDKNSELKDTIITLKPTTKKLTNEIIEQNLPLEVKVRFVQVILEDGEVEVLATSVLDNEVLETKDFKELYFKRWKIETFYEIIKNRLSLENFTGLSALAIKQDFYATIFISNLETIVVQSSSEELTNKTNTKFKQKINKSVSFNTIKNYCFELFYSNKDIEVIFDEMSKLFLTSTVQIRPNRKFKRPSPLEGKNTKGIKSANFSKRKKKSVF; translated from the coding sequence ATGAATAAAGAAGATTTTACAAGAAATAGAAAATTACCCTTTTCAAAAGTATTATTAACAGTTGTCAGAAAAAGTGTTAAATCAATACAAAACGTATTAAATGAAACACAAAAATATTTAAGTACTTTATTAGATGAAGATTTAGAAACTATTTCTAAAAGTGCTTATTCCCAAGCAAGAGATAAATTAAATTACACTGCATTTGAAGAACTTGCAAATGATGCAAGTGACATGATGTATAGAGATTATGATTATAAAACATATAAAGGGTATAGATTATTAGCTATTGATGGAAGCATGGTAACTTTGCCAAATAATGATGATATAAAACAAGAATTTTGTACTACTAATGTTGTTAATCAATATGAAGATAAATCTAAAACAATAGTACAAGCTAGAGTTTCTGTTTTATATGATGTTTTAAACAATATAACCCTTGATTCAATAATTACAAATTCTAAAATAGGTGAAATAACAATTGCAAAAGATAATCATTTTAAAAAATTAAATAAAAATGATTTGGTGATTATGGATAGAGGTTATCCATCTTATGAATTATTTACAACAATTATAACACAGTATAAAGCTGATTTTTTAATCAGGATGAAAAAGAGTTGTTATAAAGATATTCAATTTTTATTTGATAAAAATAGTGAACTCAAAGATACTATTATTACTTTAAAACCAACAACAAAAAAACTCACAAATGAAATAATAGAACAAAACCTTCCTTTAGAGGTTAAAGTCAGATTTGTACAAGTTATCTTAGAGGATGGAGAAGTTGAAGTATTAGCCACATCTGTACTAGACAATGAGGTTTTAGAAACCAAAGATTTTAAAGAGTTATACTTTAAAAGATGGAAAATAGAGACATTTTATGAGATTATAAAAAATAGATTATCGTTAGAAAACTTTACTGGTTTGTCAGCTTTAGCAATTAAGCAAGATTTTTATGCAACAATATTTATAAGTAACCTAGAGACAATTGTAGTTCAAAGTTCAAGTGAAGAATTGACAAATAAAACCAACACCAAATTTAAACAAAAAATAAATAAATCTGTTTCTTTTAATACTATTAAGAATTACTGCTTTGAACTGTTTTATAGCAATAAAGATATAGAAGTGATATTTGATGAGATGTCAAAATTATTTTTAACAAGTACTGTTCAAATAAGACCTAATAGAAAATTTAAAAGACCATCTCCTTTGGAAGGTAAAAATACTAAAGGTATTAAATCAGCTAATTTTTCCAAGAGGAAGAAAAAAAGTGTTTTTTA